One segment of Toxotes jaculatrix isolate fToxJac2 chromosome 8, fToxJac2.pri, whole genome shotgun sequence DNA contains the following:
- the usp5 gene encoding ubiquitin carboxyl-terminal hydrolase 5 isoform X4, whose amino-acid sequence MADVGEVLMSVLSTIRVPKPGDRVHKDECALSFSSPESEGGLYVCMNSFLGFGSQYVDRHHARSGQRAYLHITRTRKAKEDDSNSGSGHPPKKKPTRLAIGIEGGFDVEQEQYEEDVKVVILPDRQEVASEDLATMPDVVRERVSLSMAGIMAADSVSHTLQVQQWDGEVRQESRHAADLKQLDNGVKIPPSGWRCEVCGLQENIWMNLTDGKVLCGRRYFDGSGGNNHALLHFQETGYPLAVKLGTITPDGADVYSYDEDDMVLDSKLPEHLSHFGIDMMTMEKTERTMTELEIAVNQRVGEWEVIQESGTTLRPLFGPGLTGMKNLGNSCYLNSVMQVLFTVPDFQSKYVSNIDKIIDEAPSDPTQDFKTQVAKLGYGLLSGEYSKPAPDPGDENGASEPRGDQTGIAPRMFKALVGRGHPEFSTNRQQDAQEFLLHFINMVERNCRSGPNPSEAFRFLVEERIVCQQSQKAKYTQRVDYIVQLPVPMDQATNTEELQEAERRREEGDTSAPTVRAQIPFTACMAALSEPEILTDFWSSAVQAKTTATKTTRFASFPDHLVIQIKKFTFGLDWVPKKLDVSIDVPDTLDLSALCATGQQPGEELLPEVAPPPLMTPDVEVKAPVLDDSTVSQLCEIGFPLEACRKAVYYTGNTGIDAAMNWIMSHMDDPDFSAPLVLPGCSSGPGTTPTESLSEEHLATIVSMGFSRDQATKALRATSNVLDRAVDWIFSHLDDLESMDVSEGGRSAAESEGRDPPPGPRVRDGPGKYELFAFISHMGTSTMCGHYVCHIKKDQQWVIFNDQKVCASEKPPKDLGYLYFYRRVAE is encoded by the exons ATGGCGGATGTTGGCGAGGTTTTGATGTCGGTTTTGTCCACAATTCGGGTTCCGAAGCCCGGGGACCGTGTCCACAAAGACGAATGCGCCTTGTCATTTTCCTCGCCG GAGAGTGAAGGAGgcctgtatgtgtgcatgaacaGTTTCCTGGGCTTTGGGAGTCAGTATGTGGACAGGCACCATGCTCGGTCTGGCCAGAGGGCTTACTTGCACATCACCCGGACTCGCAAGGCTAAG GAAGATGACAGCAACTCTGGCTCTGGACACCCACCTAAGAAAAAGCCCACCAGATTGGCCATAG GGATTGAAGGAGGTTTTGATGTGGAGCAGGAGCAGTATGAAGAGGATGTAAAGGTGGTCATTCTACCTGACAGACAAGAAGTGGCATCAGAGGACCTTGCCACCATGCCTGACGTTGTGAGAGAGCGG GTGTCCCTGTCAATGGCGGGTATCATGGCAGCGGACTCAGTGTCTCATACCTTACAAGTTCAACAATGGGATGGAGAGGTGAGACAGGAGTCACGGCATGCCGCTGACCTTAAACAGCTTGACAATGGAGTCAAGATCCCTCCCAG CGGCTGGCGGTGTGAGGTGTGTGGCCTCCAAGAGAATATTTGGATGAATCTGACGGACGGTAAAGTGCTGTGTGGTCGCAGGTATTTTGATGGCTCTGGGGGCAACAACCACGCCCTTCTTCACTTCCAGGAGACAGGATACCCACTTGCTGTCAAACTCGGTACCATCACTCCTGATGGAGCAG ATGTATATTCCTATGATGAGGATGACATGGTACTGGATTCCAAGTTACCAGAGCATCTATCTCACTTTGGCATCGACATGATGACGATGGAGAAG ACTGAGCGGACGATGACAGAGCTGGAGATTGCTGTGAACCAGCGTGTGGGGGAGTGGGAGGTGATCCAGGAGTCTGGGACCACCCTGCGCCCCCTGTTTGGCCCCGGCTTGACTGGTATGAAGAACCTGGGCAACAGCTGCTACCTCAACTCTGTCATGCAAGTGCTCTTCACTGTTCCAGACTTCCAGAGCAA GTATGTTTCTAACATTGACAAGATAATTGATGAAGCTCCAAGTGACCCCACCCAGGACTTCAAAACCCAAGT AGCCAAGCTCGGCTACGGTCTGTTGTCGGGAGAGTATTCCAAACCAGCACCAGACCCTGGAGATGAAAATGGTGCATCCGAGCCCAGG GGAGACCAAACTGGCATAGCACCACGAATGTTTAAAGCACTTGTAGGGCGGGGCCACCCAGAGTTCTCCACCAATCGACAACAGGATGCTCAGGAGTTTTTATTGCACTTCATAAACATGGTGGAG AGAAACTGTCGTTCTGGGCCCAACCCATCCGAAGCCTTCAGGTTTCTGGTGGAAGAGAGGATTGTTTGTCAGCAGTCACAGAAAGCCAAGTACACACAGCGGGTAGATTACATTGTTCAGCTGCCTGTGCCCATGGACCAGGCGACCAACACAG AAGAGCTTCAGGAGGCAGAGCGCCGGCGTGAGGAGGGGGACACATCAGCCCCCACAGTGCGTGCACAAATCCCCTTCACAGCTTGCATGGCGGCCCTAAGCGAACCAGAGATCCTCACAGACTTCTGGAGCTCAGCTGTACAGGCCAAGACTACTGCTACCAA AACAACCCGCTTTGCCTCTTTCCCTGACCACCTGGTTATCCAGATTAAGAAGTTTACCTTTGGCCTTGACTGGGTGCCCAAGAAACTGG ACGTGAGTATCGACGTTCCTGATACTCTGGACCTGAGCGCGCTATGTGCAACCGGCCAGCAGCCAGGGGAGGAGCTTCTGCCAGAGGTGGCCCCGCCCCCACTCATGACCCCAGATGTGGAGGTTAAAG CTCCAGTCCTCGACGACTCCACTGTGTCCCAGTTATGTGAAATAGGATTCCCACTGGAGGCCTGTAGGAAAGCAGTGTACTACACTGGGAACACTGGAATCGATGCTGCCATGAATTGGATCATGAGCCATATGGATGACCCAG ACTTCTCAGCCCCCCTGGTGTTGCCAGGCTGCAGCTCTGGCCCCGGTACCACTCCCACAGAGAGCCTTTCTGAGGAGCACCTGGCAACCATCGTCTCCATGGGCTTCAGCCGAGACCAGGCAACCAAAGCACTCCGAGCCACG AGTAATGTCCTTGACAGAGCAGTGGACTGGATCTTCTCCCACCTGGATGACCTGGAGTCTATGGATGTGTCTGAAGGAGGCCGGTCAGCTGCAGAGAGCGAGGGCAGGGATCCTCCTCCTGGGCCTCGTGTCAGAGATGGACCAGGCA AGTACGAGCTATTTGCATTCATCAGTCACA
- the usp5 gene encoding ubiquitin carboxyl-terminal hydrolase 5 isoform X3 yields the protein MADVGEVLMSVLSTIRVPKPGDRVHKDECALSFSSPESEGGLYVCMNSFLGFGSQYVDRHHARSGQRAYLHITRTRKAKKEDDSNSGSGHPPKKKPTRLAIGIEGGFDVEQEQYEEDVKVVILPDRQEVASEDLATMPDVVRERVSLSMAGIMAADSVSHTLQVQQWDGEVRQESRHAADLKQLDNGVKIPPSGWRCEVCGLQENIWMNLTDGKVLCGRRYFDGSGGNNHALLHFQETGYPLAVKLGTITPDGADVYSYDEDDMVLDSKLPEHLSHFGIDMMTMEKTERTMTELEIAVNQRVGEWEVIQESGTTLRPLFGPGLTGMKNLGNSCYLNSVMQVLFTVPDFQSKYVSNIDKIIDEAPSDPTQDFKTQVAKLGYGLLSGEYSKPAPDPGDENGASEPRGDQTGIAPRMFKALVGRGHPEFSTNRQQDAQEFLLHFINMVERNCRSGPNPSEAFRFLVEERIVCQQSQKAKYTQRVDYIVQLPVPMDQATNTEELQEAERRREEGDTSAPTVRAQIPFTACMAALSEPEILTDFWSSAVQAKTTATKTTRFASFPDHLVIQIKKFTFGLDWVPKKLDVSIDVPDTLDLSALCATGQQPGEELLPEVAPPPLMTPDVEVKAPVLDDSTVSQLCEIGFPLEACRKAVYYTGNTGIDAAMNWIMSHMDDPDFSAPLVLPGCSSGPGTTPTESLSEEHLATIVSMGFSRDQATKALRATSNVLDRAVDWIFSHLDDLESMDVSEGGRSAAESEGRDPPPGPRVRDGPGKYELFAFISHMGTSTMCGHYVCHIKKDQQWVIFNDQKVCASEKPPKDLGYLYFYRRVAE from the exons ATGGCGGATGTTGGCGAGGTTTTGATGTCGGTTTTGTCCACAATTCGGGTTCCGAAGCCCGGGGACCGTGTCCACAAAGACGAATGCGCCTTGTCATTTTCCTCGCCG GAGAGTGAAGGAGgcctgtatgtgtgcatgaacaGTTTCCTGGGCTTTGGGAGTCAGTATGTGGACAGGCACCATGCTCGGTCTGGCCAGAGGGCTTACTTGCACATCACCCGGACTCGCAAGGCTAAG AAGGAAGATGACAGCAACTCTGGCTCTGGACACCCACCTAAGAAAAAGCCCACCAGATTGGCCATAG GGATTGAAGGAGGTTTTGATGTGGAGCAGGAGCAGTATGAAGAGGATGTAAAGGTGGTCATTCTACCTGACAGACAAGAAGTGGCATCAGAGGACCTTGCCACCATGCCTGACGTTGTGAGAGAGCGG GTGTCCCTGTCAATGGCGGGTATCATGGCAGCGGACTCAGTGTCTCATACCTTACAAGTTCAACAATGGGATGGAGAGGTGAGACAGGAGTCACGGCATGCCGCTGACCTTAAACAGCTTGACAATGGAGTCAAGATCCCTCCCAG CGGCTGGCGGTGTGAGGTGTGTGGCCTCCAAGAGAATATTTGGATGAATCTGACGGACGGTAAAGTGCTGTGTGGTCGCAGGTATTTTGATGGCTCTGGGGGCAACAACCACGCCCTTCTTCACTTCCAGGAGACAGGATACCCACTTGCTGTCAAACTCGGTACCATCACTCCTGATGGAGCAG ATGTATATTCCTATGATGAGGATGACATGGTACTGGATTCCAAGTTACCAGAGCATCTATCTCACTTTGGCATCGACATGATGACGATGGAGAAG ACTGAGCGGACGATGACAGAGCTGGAGATTGCTGTGAACCAGCGTGTGGGGGAGTGGGAGGTGATCCAGGAGTCTGGGACCACCCTGCGCCCCCTGTTTGGCCCCGGCTTGACTGGTATGAAGAACCTGGGCAACAGCTGCTACCTCAACTCTGTCATGCAAGTGCTCTTCACTGTTCCAGACTTCCAGAGCAA GTATGTTTCTAACATTGACAAGATAATTGATGAAGCTCCAAGTGACCCCACCCAGGACTTCAAAACCCAAGT AGCCAAGCTCGGCTACGGTCTGTTGTCGGGAGAGTATTCCAAACCAGCACCAGACCCTGGAGATGAAAATGGTGCATCCGAGCCCAGG GGAGACCAAACTGGCATAGCACCACGAATGTTTAAAGCACTTGTAGGGCGGGGCCACCCAGAGTTCTCCACCAATCGACAACAGGATGCTCAGGAGTTTTTATTGCACTTCATAAACATGGTGGAG AGAAACTGTCGTTCTGGGCCCAACCCATCCGAAGCCTTCAGGTTTCTGGTGGAAGAGAGGATTGTTTGTCAGCAGTCACAGAAAGCCAAGTACACACAGCGGGTAGATTACATTGTTCAGCTGCCTGTGCCCATGGACCAGGCGACCAACACAG AAGAGCTTCAGGAGGCAGAGCGCCGGCGTGAGGAGGGGGACACATCAGCCCCCACAGTGCGTGCACAAATCCCCTTCACAGCTTGCATGGCGGCCCTAAGCGAACCAGAGATCCTCACAGACTTCTGGAGCTCAGCTGTACAGGCCAAGACTACTGCTACCAA AACAACCCGCTTTGCCTCTTTCCCTGACCACCTGGTTATCCAGATTAAGAAGTTTACCTTTGGCCTTGACTGGGTGCCCAAGAAACTGG ACGTGAGTATCGACGTTCCTGATACTCTGGACCTGAGCGCGCTATGTGCAACCGGCCAGCAGCCAGGGGAGGAGCTTCTGCCAGAGGTGGCCCCGCCCCCACTCATGACCCCAGATGTGGAGGTTAAAG CTCCAGTCCTCGACGACTCCACTGTGTCCCAGTTATGTGAAATAGGATTCCCACTGGAGGCCTGTAGGAAAGCAGTGTACTACACTGGGAACACTGGAATCGATGCTGCCATGAATTGGATCATGAGCCATATGGATGACCCAG ACTTCTCAGCCCCCCTGGTGTTGCCAGGCTGCAGCTCTGGCCCCGGTACCACTCCCACAGAGAGCCTTTCTGAGGAGCACCTGGCAACCATCGTCTCCATGGGCTTCAGCCGAGACCAGGCAACCAAAGCACTCCGAGCCACG AGTAATGTCCTTGACAGAGCAGTGGACTGGATCTTCTCCCACCTGGATGACCTGGAGTCTATGGATGTGTCTGAAGGAGGCCGGTCAGCTGCAGAGAGCGAGGGCAGGGATCCTCCTCCTGGGCCTCGTGTCAGAGATGGACCAGGCA AGTACGAGCTATTTGCATTCATCAGTCACA
- the usp5 gene encoding ubiquitin carboxyl-terminal hydrolase 5 isoform X2, whose product MADVGEVLMSVLSTIRVPKPGDRVHKDECALSFSSPESEGGLYVCMNSFLGFGSQYVDRHHARSGQRAYLHITRTRKAKEDDSNSGSGHPPKKKPTRLAIGIEGGFDVEQEQYEEDVKVVILPDRQEVASEDLATMPDVVRERVSLSMAGIMAADSVSHTLQVQQWDGEVRQESRHAADLKQLDNGVKIPPSGWRCEVCGLQENIWMNLTDGKVLCGRRYFDGSGGNNHALLHFQETGYPLAVKLGTITPDGADVYSYDEDDMVLDSKLPEHLSHFGIDMMTMEKTERTMTELEIAVNQRVGEWEVIQESGTTLRPLFGPGLTGMKNLGNSCYLNSVMQVLFTVPDFQSKYVSNIDKIIDEAPSDPTQDFKTQVAKLGYGLLSGEYSKPAPDPGDENGASEPRGDQTGIAPRMFKALVGRGHPEFSTNRQQDAQEFLLHFINMVERNCRSGPNPSEAFRFLVEERIVCQQSQKAKYTQRVDYIVQLPVPMDQATNTEELQEAERRREEGDTSAPTVRAQIPFTACMAALSEPEILTDFWSSAVQAKTTATKTTRFASFPDHLVIQIKKFTFGLDWVPKKLDVSIDVPDTLDLSALCATGQQPGEELLPEVAPPPLMTPDVEVKGILGSHGNEEDDSLYSPLLSPVLDDSTVSQLCEIGFPLEACRKAVYYTGNTGIDAAMNWIMSHMDDPDFSAPLVLPGCSSGPGTTPTESLSEEHLATIVSMGFSRDQATKALRATSNVLDRAVDWIFSHLDDLESMDVSEGGRSAAESEGRDPPPGPRVRDGPGKYELFAFISHMGTSTMCGHYVCHIKKDQQWVIFNDQKVCASEKPPKDLGYLYFYRRVAE is encoded by the exons ATGGCGGATGTTGGCGAGGTTTTGATGTCGGTTTTGTCCACAATTCGGGTTCCGAAGCCCGGGGACCGTGTCCACAAAGACGAATGCGCCTTGTCATTTTCCTCGCCG GAGAGTGAAGGAGgcctgtatgtgtgcatgaacaGTTTCCTGGGCTTTGGGAGTCAGTATGTGGACAGGCACCATGCTCGGTCTGGCCAGAGGGCTTACTTGCACATCACCCGGACTCGCAAGGCTAAG GAAGATGACAGCAACTCTGGCTCTGGACACCCACCTAAGAAAAAGCCCACCAGATTGGCCATAG GGATTGAAGGAGGTTTTGATGTGGAGCAGGAGCAGTATGAAGAGGATGTAAAGGTGGTCATTCTACCTGACAGACAAGAAGTGGCATCAGAGGACCTTGCCACCATGCCTGACGTTGTGAGAGAGCGG GTGTCCCTGTCAATGGCGGGTATCATGGCAGCGGACTCAGTGTCTCATACCTTACAAGTTCAACAATGGGATGGAGAGGTGAGACAGGAGTCACGGCATGCCGCTGACCTTAAACAGCTTGACAATGGAGTCAAGATCCCTCCCAG CGGCTGGCGGTGTGAGGTGTGTGGCCTCCAAGAGAATATTTGGATGAATCTGACGGACGGTAAAGTGCTGTGTGGTCGCAGGTATTTTGATGGCTCTGGGGGCAACAACCACGCCCTTCTTCACTTCCAGGAGACAGGATACCCACTTGCTGTCAAACTCGGTACCATCACTCCTGATGGAGCAG ATGTATATTCCTATGATGAGGATGACATGGTACTGGATTCCAAGTTACCAGAGCATCTATCTCACTTTGGCATCGACATGATGACGATGGAGAAG ACTGAGCGGACGATGACAGAGCTGGAGATTGCTGTGAACCAGCGTGTGGGGGAGTGGGAGGTGATCCAGGAGTCTGGGACCACCCTGCGCCCCCTGTTTGGCCCCGGCTTGACTGGTATGAAGAACCTGGGCAACAGCTGCTACCTCAACTCTGTCATGCAAGTGCTCTTCACTGTTCCAGACTTCCAGAGCAA GTATGTTTCTAACATTGACAAGATAATTGATGAAGCTCCAAGTGACCCCACCCAGGACTTCAAAACCCAAGT AGCCAAGCTCGGCTACGGTCTGTTGTCGGGAGAGTATTCCAAACCAGCACCAGACCCTGGAGATGAAAATGGTGCATCCGAGCCCAGG GGAGACCAAACTGGCATAGCACCACGAATGTTTAAAGCACTTGTAGGGCGGGGCCACCCAGAGTTCTCCACCAATCGACAACAGGATGCTCAGGAGTTTTTATTGCACTTCATAAACATGGTGGAG AGAAACTGTCGTTCTGGGCCCAACCCATCCGAAGCCTTCAGGTTTCTGGTGGAAGAGAGGATTGTTTGTCAGCAGTCACAGAAAGCCAAGTACACACAGCGGGTAGATTACATTGTTCAGCTGCCTGTGCCCATGGACCAGGCGACCAACACAG AAGAGCTTCAGGAGGCAGAGCGCCGGCGTGAGGAGGGGGACACATCAGCCCCCACAGTGCGTGCACAAATCCCCTTCACAGCTTGCATGGCGGCCCTAAGCGAACCAGAGATCCTCACAGACTTCTGGAGCTCAGCTGTACAGGCCAAGACTACTGCTACCAA AACAACCCGCTTTGCCTCTTTCCCTGACCACCTGGTTATCCAGATTAAGAAGTTTACCTTTGGCCTTGACTGGGTGCCCAAGAAACTGG ACGTGAGTATCGACGTTCCTGATACTCTGGACCTGAGCGCGCTATGTGCAACCGGCCAGCAGCCAGGGGAGGAGCTTCTGCCAGAGGTGGCCCCGCCCCCACTCATGACCCCAGATGTGGAGGTTAAAGGTATCCTGGGTTCCCATGGCAACGAGGAGGACGACTCGCTCTACTCCCCACtgctgt CTCCAGTCCTCGACGACTCCACTGTGTCCCAGTTATGTGAAATAGGATTCCCACTGGAGGCCTGTAGGAAAGCAGTGTACTACACTGGGAACACTGGAATCGATGCTGCCATGAATTGGATCATGAGCCATATGGATGACCCAG ACTTCTCAGCCCCCCTGGTGTTGCCAGGCTGCAGCTCTGGCCCCGGTACCACTCCCACAGAGAGCCTTTCTGAGGAGCACCTGGCAACCATCGTCTCCATGGGCTTCAGCCGAGACCAGGCAACCAAAGCACTCCGAGCCACG AGTAATGTCCTTGACAGAGCAGTGGACTGGATCTTCTCCCACCTGGATGACCTGGAGTCTATGGATGTGTCTGAAGGAGGCCGGTCAGCTGCAGAGAGCGAGGGCAGGGATCCTCCTCCTGGGCCTCGTGTCAGAGATGGACCAGGCA AGTACGAGCTATTTGCATTCATCAGTCACA
- the usp5 gene encoding ubiquitin carboxyl-terminal hydrolase 5 isoform X1 encodes MADVGEVLMSVLSTIRVPKPGDRVHKDECALSFSSPESEGGLYVCMNSFLGFGSQYVDRHHARSGQRAYLHITRTRKAKKEDDSNSGSGHPPKKKPTRLAIGIEGGFDVEQEQYEEDVKVVILPDRQEVASEDLATMPDVVRERVSLSMAGIMAADSVSHTLQVQQWDGEVRQESRHAADLKQLDNGVKIPPSGWRCEVCGLQENIWMNLTDGKVLCGRRYFDGSGGNNHALLHFQETGYPLAVKLGTITPDGADVYSYDEDDMVLDSKLPEHLSHFGIDMMTMEKTERTMTELEIAVNQRVGEWEVIQESGTTLRPLFGPGLTGMKNLGNSCYLNSVMQVLFTVPDFQSKYVSNIDKIIDEAPSDPTQDFKTQVAKLGYGLLSGEYSKPAPDPGDENGASEPRGDQTGIAPRMFKALVGRGHPEFSTNRQQDAQEFLLHFINMVERNCRSGPNPSEAFRFLVEERIVCQQSQKAKYTQRVDYIVQLPVPMDQATNTEELQEAERRREEGDTSAPTVRAQIPFTACMAALSEPEILTDFWSSAVQAKTTATKTTRFASFPDHLVIQIKKFTFGLDWVPKKLDVSIDVPDTLDLSALCATGQQPGEELLPEVAPPPLMTPDVEVKGILGSHGNEEDDSLYSPLLSPVLDDSTVSQLCEIGFPLEACRKAVYYTGNTGIDAAMNWIMSHMDDPDFSAPLVLPGCSSGPGTTPTESLSEEHLATIVSMGFSRDQATKALRATSNVLDRAVDWIFSHLDDLESMDVSEGGRSAAESEGRDPPPGPRVRDGPGKYELFAFISHMGTSTMCGHYVCHIKKDQQWVIFNDQKVCASEKPPKDLGYLYFYRRVAE; translated from the exons ATGGCGGATGTTGGCGAGGTTTTGATGTCGGTTTTGTCCACAATTCGGGTTCCGAAGCCCGGGGACCGTGTCCACAAAGACGAATGCGCCTTGTCATTTTCCTCGCCG GAGAGTGAAGGAGgcctgtatgtgtgcatgaacaGTTTCCTGGGCTTTGGGAGTCAGTATGTGGACAGGCACCATGCTCGGTCTGGCCAGAGGGCTTACTTGCACATCACCCGGACTCGCAAGGCTAAG AAGGAAGATGACAGCAACTCTGGCTCTGGACACCCACCTAAGAAAAAGCCCACCAGATTGGCCATAG GGATTGAAGGAGGTTTTGATGTGGAGCAGGAGCAGTATGAAGAGGATGTAAAGGTGGTCATTCTACCTGACAGACAAGAAGTGGCATCAGAGGACCTTGCCACCATGCCTGACGTTGTGAGAGAGCGG GTGTCCCTGTCAATGGCGGGTATCATGGCAGCGGACTCAGTGTCTCATACCTTACAAGTTCAACAATGGGATGGAGAGGTGAGACAGGAGTCACGGCATGCCGCTGACCTTAAACAGCTTGACAATGGAGTCAAGATCCCTCCCAG CGGCTGGCGGTGTGAGGTGTGTGGCCTCCAAGAGAATATTTGGATGAATCTGACGGACGGTAAAGTGCTGTGTGGTCGCAGGTATTTTGATGGCTCTGGGGGCAACAACCACGCCCTTCTTCACTTCCAGGAGACAGGATACCCACTTGCTGTCAAACTCGGTACCATCACTCCTGATGGAGCAG ATGTATATTCCTATGATGAGGATGACATGGTACTGGATTCCAAGTTACCAGAGCATCTATCTCACTTTGGCATCGACATGATGACGATGGAGAAG ACTGAGCGGACGATGACAGAGCTGGAGATTGCTGTGAACCAGCGTGTGGGGGAGTGGGAGGTGATCCAGGAGTCTGGGACCACCCTGCGCCCCCTGTTTGGCCCCGGCTTGACTGGTATGAAGAACCTGGGCAACAGCTGCTACCTCAACTCTGTCATGCAAGTGCTCTTCACTGTTCCAGACTTCCAGAGCAA GTATGTTTCTAACATTGACAAGATAATTGATGAAGCTCCAAGTGACCCCACCCAGGACTTCAAAACCCAAGT AGCCAAGCTCGGCTACGGTCTGTTGTCGGGAGAGTATTCCAAACCAGCACCAGACCCTGGAGATGAAAATGGTGCATCCGAGCCCAGG GGAGACCAAACTGGCATAGCACCACGAATGTTTAAAGCACTTGTAGGGCGGGGCCACCCAGAGTTCTCCACCAATCGACAACAGGATGCTCAGGAGTTTTTATTGCACTTCATAAACATGGTGGAG AGAAACTGTCGTTCTGGGCCCAACCCATCCGAAGCCTTCAGGTTTCTGGTGGAAGAGAGGATTGTTTGTCAGCAGTCACAGAAAGCCAAGTACACACAGCGGGTAGATTACATTGTTCAGCTGCCTGTGCCCATGGACCAGGCGACCAACACAG AAGAGCTTCAGGAGGCAGAGCGCCGGCGTGAGGAGGGGGACACATCAGCCCCCACAGTGCGTGCACAAATCCCCTTCACAGCTTGCATGGCGGCCCTAAGCGAACCAGAGATCCTCACAGACTTCTGGAGCTCAGCTGTACAGGCCAAGACTACTGCTACCAA AACAACCCGCTTTGCCTCTTTCCCTGACCACCTGGTTATCCAGATTAAGAAGTTTACCTTTGGCCTTGACTGGGTGCCCAAGAAACTGG ACGTGAGTATCGACGTTCCTGATACTCTGGACCTGAGCGCGCTATGTGCAACCGGCCAGCAGCCAGGGGAGGAGCTTCTGCCAGAGGTGGCCCCGCCCCCACTCATGACCCCAGATGTGGAGGTTAAAGGTATCCTGGGTTCCCATGGCAACGAGGAGGACGACTCGCTCTACTCCCCACtgctgt CTCCAGTCCTCGACGACTCCACTGTGTCCCAGTTATGTGAAATAGGATTCCCACTGGAGGCCTGTAGGAAAGCAGTGTACTACACTGGGAACACTGGAATCGATGCTGCCATGAATTGGATCATGAGCCATATGGATGACCCAG ACTTCTCAGCCCCCCTGGTGTTGCCAGGCTGCAGCTCTGGCCCCGGTACCACTCCCACAGAGAGCCTTTCTGAGGAGCACCTGGCAACCATCGTCTCCATGGGCTTCAGCCGAGACCAGGCAACCAAAGCACTCCGAGCCACG AGTAATGTCCTTGACAGAGCAGTGGACTGGATCTTCTCCCACCTGGATGACCTGGAGTCTATGGATGTGTCTGAAGGAGGCCGGTCAGCTGCAGAGAGCGAGGGCAGGGATCCTCCTCCTGGGCCTCGTGTCAGAGATGGACCAGGCA AGTACGAGCTATTTGCATTCATCAGTCACA